A single genomic interval of Rhododendron vialii isolate Sample 1 chromosome 3a, ASM3025357v1 harbors:
- the LOC131319160 gene encoding GDSL esterase/lipase At5g03610-like has protein sequence MEKKNVILFFSSCFLLRLLSGIPGVQAGSSDHLRHHGINGFHPEKLFVFGDSYVDTGNGDKSTARSWEVPYGITSPGKPDGRYSDGRVLTDFLAKYLGLKSPIPYVLRKNAPKLASYGMNFAFGGTGVFDTLVSEPNMTTQIDFLQNLVKKSVYTKMDLESSLSLVSNAGNDYVTYLAEGGSNEGLPTFIARVVKQIAVNLKRIRNMGVGKVAIGALQPLGCLPGLTAQNSFRHCNGTYNDFVKLHNTLLRQAVAELNSESNDSGAFIVLDLYGSFNNVLNHKESNAKFRNLLTPCCTPTQTLYSCGSVDADGGKMYTLCDNPKATFFWDTFHPSQSGWRAVFSDLKSEFETS, from the exons atggagaaaaaaaatgtcatcctcttcttctcctcctgcTTCCTCCTCCGTCTTCTCTCAG GAATTCCAGGCGTGCAAGCTGGTTCTTCTGATCACCTCAGGCATCATGGTATAAACGGATTTCACCCAGAAAAGCTTTTCGTATTTGGGGACTCGTATGTCGATACTGGCAACGGCGACAAATCAACAGCTCGCTCTTGGGAGGTTCCCTACGGCATCACCTCTCCAGGCAAACCTGACGGACGTTACTCTGACGGTCGTGTCCTCACTGATTTTCTTG CCAAGTATTTAGGATTGAAGtctccaataccgtacgtgctGAGGAAAAATGCACCAAAACTGGCGAGCTATGGGATGAATTTTGCATTCGGAGGGACCGGTGTTTTCGATACTTTGGTTTCGGAACCGAACATGACTACCCAGATTGATTTCTTACAAAACCTTGTCAAGAAATCCGTGTACACAAAAATGGACCTTGAATCCTCCTTGAGTCTGGTTAGCAATGCCGGGAATGACTACGTCACTTACCTCGCCGAAGGTGGCTCTAACGAG GGTTTGCCAACCTTCATCGCCCGTGTGGTCAAGCAAATTGCCGTAAACTTGAAAAGAATTCGCAACATGGGAGTGGGAAAAGTGGCCATCGGGGCGCTGCAGCCCCTCGGATGCCTTCCCGGCCTCACCGCCCAGAATTCTTTCCGACATTGCAATGGAACCTACAATGACTTCGTGAAGCTCCACAATACTTTGCTTCGGCAAGCCGTGGCAGAACTCAACAGTGAGAGCAACGACTCGGGGGCATTCATCGTCCTTGATCTTTATGGCTCGTTCAATAACGTCCTCAATCACAAAG AATCCAATGCGAAGTTTCGGAACCTACTGACGCCATGTTGTACGCCTACCCAAACTCTTTATTCTTGCGGGAGCGTAGACGCAGACGGAGGGAAGATGTATACCTTATGTGACAACCCTAAAGCTACATTCTTCTGGGACACGTTTCATCCATCACAATCCGGATGGCGCGCTGTGTTCTCTGATTTGAAATCCGAATTCGAAACAAGTTAA